Proteins encoded within one genomic window of uncultured Desulfobacter sp.:
- a CDS encoding alcohol dehydrogenase catalytic domain-containing protein encodes MKIKGAVLREPGMKYSIETLELDPPKENEVLVKYTHTGYCHSDLHMLKGEVPVKMPLVAGHEGAGIVEAVGPGVTTVKKGDHVGVTWMVPCGHCPNCRRGKGNICTTSFNYFLEGFLLDGTARMRDAKGGVVRHGNFVSCFSTHSVVPERAVIPMPKEFPLEQAALMGCCVPTGWGSVFNTAAFPPGAPVAVYCLGGVGLNVLRAAALRHAYPLIAVDIEGSKREIAMEFGATHFIDSSKEDPVPAIQLLTGGVKMDDGTIMGGGAEYVFEVKGEPGAIIQAYWSTSIGGELIVIGVSPHDQTTNLPLMLLPLHQKTIKGNLYGSISTHDDIPRLVNMAMQHDLKLDKLITERFKLEDINDVAEAMDKRQIKGRWICEID; translated from the coding sequence ATGAAGATCAAAGGTGCTGTTTTAAGGGAACCCGGTATGAAATATTCCATTGAAACTTTGGAGCTGGATCCACCCAAAGAAAATGAGGTGCTGGTCAAGTATACCCATACTGGATACTGTCATTCTGACTTGCATATGCTCAAAGGTGAAGTCCCCGTCAAGATGCCTTTGGTTGCCGGCCACGAAGGCGCGGGTATTGTTGAGGCTGTCGGCCCGGGCGTCACTACCGTAAAAAAGGGTGATCATGTCGGCGTTACCTGGATGGTTCCCTGTGGGCATTGTCCCAATTGCCGCAGGGGCAAGGGAAATATCTGCACCACCAGTTTTAATTATTTCCTGGAAGGGTTCCTGCTTGACGGCACTGCTCGCATGAGGGATGCCAAGGGTGGCGTGGTTCGTCACGGAAATTTTGTCTCCTGTTTTTCAACGCACTCGGTGGTTCCCGAGCGGGCGGTTATCCCCATGCCCAAGGAATTCCCCCTGGAGCAGGCCGCACTGATGGGATGTTGCGTTCCCACGGGCTGGGGCTCTGTGTTTAATACCGCCGCCTTTCCTCCCGGTGCCCCTGTGGCGGTTTACTGTCTTGGCGGTGTTGGTCTCAATGTTTTGCGGGCTGCAGCACTGCGCCATGCCTATCCGTTGATTGCCGTTGATATTGAAGGCAGTAAGCGTGAAATTGCCATGGAATTTGGTGCCACCCATTTCATCGACAGCTCCAAGGAAGATCCGGTTCCGGCCATTCAGCTGCTCACCGGTGGCGTAAAGATGGATGACGGCACCATCATGGGCGGCGGTGCAGAATATGTGTTTGAAGTAAAAGGTGAACCCGGCGCAATCATTCAGGCTTACTGGTCCACAAGTATCGGCGGTGAGCTGATCGTTATCGGGGTCTCCCCCCACGATCAGACAACGAATCTGCCCCTGATGCTGCTGCCCCTGCATCAGAAAACCATCAAGGGGAATCTCTATGGTTCAATTTCCACCCATGATGATATTCCCCGTCTGGTCAACATGGCAATGCAGCATGATCTTAAACTTGACAAACTGATCACCGAAAGATTTAAACTGGAAGATATTAATGATGTGGCCGAGGCCATGGACAAACGGCAGATCAAGGGCCGTTGGATCTGTGAAATCGATTAA
- the mftA gene encoding variant-type mycofactocin precursor, whose protein sequence is METTTPKEIKNTEQTATLDSETVENAQEAPCIIDEIRIEELAIDGICGVY, encoded by the coding sequence ATGGAAACGACTACACCCAAAGAAATAAAAAATACGGAACAAACTGCAACGCTTGATAGCGAGACTGTAGAGAACGCCCAGGAAGCTCCCTGCATTATTGATGAAATCAGGATTGAAGAACTGGCCATAGACGGGATTTGCGGAGTCTACTAA
- a CDS encoding mycofactocin system FadH/OYE family oxidoreductase 2: MSTFNKLFSPINLGNVEVKNRISFQPHLTNFAVNNMPSERQMYYWGERARGGAGLIITEEMSVHPTDMAYEKLIDVYHPRVVDGFKKITDHVHQYDCRIFAQINHNGQQCDGSNSRLPVWAPSPMPDVLFRETPKEMEYEDIVEVARYFAQSALHVREGGFDGVEIQFGHSSLARQFLSPLTNFRQDEFGGSLENRMRAPLMFVEAVRRAVGRDFTIGIRMCGDEMIPGGLNLADVQEIGVLFEQSGLIDFMDLSIATFYNLYLVEGTMHMPLGYTIPLAAGMREKVNLPVFCTGRINDPVMAEKVLEAGQADMIGMCRGLICDPFLPRKAQTGRLDDIRHCIADNQGCIGRIGMNKTLSCIQNPCVGREKEMGGEVLTTPAAVKKKVLIAGAGPAGMWAAKMAARRGHDVTLYERQEQVGGQVNIAMKGAGRDEIGVVVRNEKGQLEKAGVKLCLGVTVTPELVAEEHPDAVIVATGSVPKEHPVSGWDGPAVFNVWQVLNGEAELGDNIGFIDYDGHHRASATAEFLADQGKKVHMITSSLFIGAELGPTQDLYLTRQRLLQKGITFTPDIAVMEIGGEKGEKKVKGFNVYSNEWHEWGPYDTLVLAMGQQVDDQLYQSLKGKVDDLHRIGDCVAPRKLDMAIWEGHKVGREL; encoded by the coding sequence ATGTCTACTTTTAACAAGCTGTTCTCACCCATCAACCTGGGAAATGTCGAAGTTAAAAACCGGATTTCCTTTCAGCCCCATCTGACCAATTTTGCGGTCAACAATATGCCCAGTGAGCGCCAGATGTACTATTGGGGAGAGCGGGCCAGGGGCGGTGCCGGGTTGATTATCACCGAGGAGATGAGCGTCCATCCCACGGATATGGCGTATGAGAAACTCATTGATGTCTATCATCCCCGGGTTGTGGATGGATTTAAAAAGATCACCGATCATGTCCACCAGTATGATTGCCGCATTTTTGCCCAGATCAACCACAATGGCCAGCAATGTGACGGCTCCAACTCCAGGCTTCCGGTCTGGGCGCCAAGCCCCATGCCCGATGTGCTTTTCAGGGAGACGCCCAAGGAGATGGAGTACGAAGATATTGTTGAGGTCGCCCGATATTTTGCCCAAAGTGCCCTTCACGTCCGGGAGGGGGGCTTTGACGGCGTGGAGATCCAGTTCGGCCACTCCAGTCTGGCCCGTCAGTTTCTCTCTCCTTTGACCAATTTCAGGCAGGATGAGTTTGGCGGCAGCCTGGAGAATCGCATGCGTGCCCCGCTGATGTTTGTTGAAGCGGTTCGCCGGGCCGTGGGCAGGGATTTTACCATTGGTATCCGGATGTGCGGCGATGAAATGATTCCGGGCGGTCTGAACCTTGCCGATGTCCAGGAGATCGGTGTGCTTTTTGAGCAAAGCGGCCTGATTGATTTTATGGATCTCTCCATTGCCACCTTCTACAATCTTTATCTGGTGGAGGGAACCATGCATATGCCTCTGGGGTATACCATCCCCCTGGCAGCAGGCATGCGGGAGAAGGTTAACCTGCCGGTTTTCTGCACCGGGCGCATCAATGATCCGGTCATGGCGGAAAAGGTACTTGAAGCAGGGCAGGCCGACATGATCGGCATGTGCCGCGGCCTTATCTGCGATCCTTTTTTACCCCGAAAGGCCCAAACAGGCAGGCTTGATGATATCCGGCACTGCATTGCCGACAACCAGGGCTGCATCGGCCGTATCGGCATGAACAAGACCCTTAGCTGTATTCAAAACCCTTGCGTGGGCAGGGAAAAAGAGATGGGAGGCGAAGTTCTCACCACCCCTGCGGCAGTGAAAAAAAAGGTGCTCATCGCAGGCGCCGGACCCGCCGGTATGTGGGCTGCTAAGATGGCTGCCCGGCGCGGTCATGACGTGACGCTGTACGAGCGTCAGGAACAGGTGGGCGGCCAGGTCAACATTGCCATGAAGGGAGCCGGGCGTGATGAGATCGGCGTCGTTGTCCGTAATGAAAAGGGCCAGCTGGAAAAGGCGGGGGTTAAGCTTTGTTTGGGTGTGACCGTAACACCGGAACTTGTGGCCGAAGAACACCCCGATGCGGTAATTGTGGCCACCGGCAGCGTGCCCAAGGAACATCCGGTGAGCGGCTGGGACGGGCCGGCTGTGTTCAATGTCTGGCAGGTGCTCAACGGTGAGGCTGAACTTGGTGACAATATCGGTTTTATCGACTATGACGGCCATCATCGGGCATCCGCCACGGCTGAGTTTTTGGCAGACCAGGGCAAAAAGGTGCATATGATTACCTCAAGTCTGTTTATTGGTGCAGAACTTGGGCCCACCCAGGACCTGTATCTGACCCGTCAACGCCTGCTGCAAAAGGGCATCACCTTCACCCCCGATATTGCGGTCATGGAAATCGGCGGTGAAAAGGGAGAAAAGAAGGTTAAAGGGTTCAACGTCTATTCCAATGAGTGGCATGAATGGGGCCCCTATGACACCCTGGTTCTTGCCATGGGTCAGCAGGTGGATGATCAGCTCTACCAATCCTTGAAAGGCAAGGTTGACGACCTGCACAGGATCGGGGACTGCGTGGCACCCCGCAAACTTGATATGGCCATATGGGAAGGCCACAAGGTGGGAAGAGAGTTGTGA
- the mftB gene encoding mycofactocin biosynthesis chaperone MftB (MftB, a small protein, is a peptide chaperone that assists the radical SAM enzyme MftC in performing two modifications to the C-terminal Val-Tyr dipeptide of the mycofactocin precursor peptide, MftA. MftB's role is analogous to the role of PqqD in the biosynthesis of PQQ, a cofactor that derives entirely from a Tyr and a Glu in the precursor PqqA.), whose protein sequence is MGEPAFVLRSTSQVRQEQFGLLFYSSLGPKLLFAETGSVLTCRFFQKDSVQKKVLASLSDEEKKIILTFLRQLVQKGFVYEQ, encoded by the coding sequence ATGGGAGAGCCTGCCTTTGTGTTACGGTCGACCAGCCAGGTGAGGCAGGAGCAGTTCGGTCTGCTCTTTTACAGCTCCCTGGGGCCAAAGCTTCTTTTTGCAGAGACAGGTTCTGTGCTGACCTGCCGGTTTTTTCAAAAGGATTCTGTTCAAAAAAAGGTGCTGGCGTCGTTGTCTGATGAAGAAAAGAAAATTATTCTGACGTTTCTCAGGCAGCTTGTGCAAAAGGGGTTTGTGTATGAGCAATAG
- the mftC gene encoding mycofactocin radical SAM maturase (MftC is a radical SAM/SPASM enzyme that catalyzes the first two steps in biosynthesis of the electron carrier mycofactocin from the terminal Val-Tyr dipeptide of the precursor peptide MftA.) has translation MSNRYVEQGLKAPVNLTWEVTQQCNLRCSHCLSASGCPAENELSTREAFDLIDQLSAATVFQINFGGGEPFIRPDFYQILEKCHEKNIMTCISTNGLLLDEENVSTLAQKSDLVSIQVSIDGVTPATCDAIRGKGTFEGAIEAVKLLAETPIATSINTVLTTQNAAEIPALHALAQSLGVSFRASRFRPSGRGQENWEDLRPTARQLITFSQWLNGCPDVRTGDSFFSLTPQERQGLGLNLCGAAKLTCCVGPTGDVFPCAFLQSERFYAGSIRQSAFLDIWDHADIFHSFRGLRIHSCEDCKRFDQCHGGCPAVAYHLKNEIAGGDPECLERCVTAITDAPAGV, from the coding sequence ATGAGCAATAGATATGTTGAGCAGGGTCTTAAGGCACCTGTCAACCTGACTTGGGAAGTGACCCAGCAGTGTAATTTGAGGTGCAGCCATTGTCTGTCGGCCTCCGGATGTCCTGCTGAAAATGAATTGTCCACCCGGGAAGCCTTTGATCTGATTGATCAACTCAGTGCGGCCACTGTATTCCAGATTAATTTTGGCGGTGGCGAACCGTTCATCAGGCCTGATTTTTACCAGATCCTGGAGAAGTGCCATGAAAAGAATATCATGACATGTATCTCCACCAACGGCCTGCTGCTTGATGAAGAAAACGTTTCTACCCTGGCACAAAAAAGCGATCTGGTTTCTATCCAGGTCAGCATTGACGGCGTAACCCCTGCCACCTGTGACGCCATACGGGGCAAAGGTACCTTTGAGGGCGCCATCGAAGCGGTTAAACTGCTGGCGGAAACCCCCATCGCCACCAGTATCAATACGGTGCTCACCACCCAGAATGCGGCTGAGATCCCGGCATTGCACGCACTGGCACAATCCCTGGGCGTGTCATTCAGGGCCAGCCGGTTTCGTCCGTCGGGGCGGGGCCAGGAAAACTGGGAGGATTTGCGGCCTACAGCCCGCCAGCTTATCACTTTTTCACAATGGCTTAACGGCTGTCCCGATGTGCGCACCGGCGACAGTTTTTTCTCTTTGACCCCCCAGGAGCGCCAGGGACTGGGCCTAAATTTGTGCGGGGCGGCCAAACTGACTTGTTGCGTGGGCCCCACAGGCGATGTTTTCCCCTGTGCCTTTTTGCAAAGTGAACGGTTTTACGCAGGCTCAATACGGCAATCCGCGTTTCTTGATATCTGGGATCATGCGGATATTTTTCATTCATTCCGCGGCCTTCGCATCCACTCCTGTGAGGATTGCAAACGCTTTGACCAGTGTCACGGCGGGTGTCCGGCTGTGGCCTACCATCTGAAAAATGAGATTGCCGGCGGTGACCCCGAATGCCTTGAGCGGTGTGTGACGGCCATCACCGATGCACCTGCCGGCGTATGA